In Paraburkholderia terrae, the DNA window TATCGGAGTCGTCATCGCACGTAACGGTGACGCATGATTCGCCCCAGCGAAACCACCACTGCCATGCTTCCCGTCCTTGTCAATGTTTCAATTGCTCAATGCATTCCGTTTCCCGCGTTGTCGATTGGCACGCATGCACTCGCATTAGCCCATTGGGCGCATCTTGGCTTTCGCGGCACGGGCTGCATCGAGACTTTCTTGCGCGAGTGGGAGGCAAACGCACCCTCGCTCAAGCAGATCTGTGCTGACCCCGCGACCACCGAAGCGATCGTGAAACTTGGCGTGCCACTCTCGAACTTTCGATTGCATTCCCCAGTAGCGCCCAGGCAGGTCTATTGCACGATCGGCAACTACCGCGACCAGCTTCTGCAAGCTGCTCTCGATGCCCACGATGGACCGGACGGTCCGGGCGCTGCCGCACGCCGCGAAGCGGCGCTGAATTCCATTGAAGCGCGGCGTCGCAATGGCGCGCCATACATCTGCCTCAAAGGTGCAGCGTGCGTGTCCGGACCTCACGATCCCCTGGCTATCTCACCCGATCTCGAGACGCTCGACTGGGAAGTGGAGATCGGTGTCGTGATCGGTAAAACCGCAGCGCATGTCCGGGTTGAAGATGCGTTCGATTGCATCGCGGGCTATTGCATCGTCAACGACATCACATTGCGCGATCGCGTATTTCGTCGGGATGCGCCAGCGATGGGCACGGACTGGCTGCAATCGAAATCACGCCCGGGCTGGCTCCCTGCCGGACCCTGGATGGTTCCCGCATGGAATGTCGGCGACGTGACGCAACTCCGGTTATGGGTTCGTTTGAACGGGTCCTTGATGCAGGACGGCCTTGTCAGCGACATGATCTTCAGCATTGGCGAGCAGATTGCCTGTCTTTCGAACTCGACACGGCTGGAGCCCGGCGACCTGATATGCACTGGCACGCCGGCCGGCATTGGCAGCCACTATGGGCGTTACTTGCGTCCTGGTGATGTTGTCGAAGCAGGTATCGAAGGTCTTGGTTCCCAGCGTGTGATGTGCATCGGGCAGTCAAACGCTTGATCAACGCGTAGCTGAGTAAAAGAGGTCTGGTGTCCTTCCAGGCCTGGAACTCTGTAGTTTGTTGAAACCTACAACATACATTTGATAGAGGAGATCACCATGCGGAAAGGTTCACGACATTGGGTCGCGGCGTTACTGATATCGGCGGTGCCGCTCGTGGCGGAAGCACAGGGGGAGATGGCGAGTGCGCCAGCGCAGTCGAAGCCGGATACAGCGACGGCGTCGGCGAGCAGAGCCGATAGCAAGGCACAGAAGCAGGCGCTCAAGGAACAACGAAAGGCCGAGAGAAAGCAGGCACGTCAAGTCAGGAATGCCGAACTGAAGAACCTCGAGCGAAACGGTTATGGGCCGCAGGCAGCGCCTGACCAGTATCCCGAGAACCTTCTTAATGCCGAGCGCAAGTCTGCCCCTCAGAAAGCGATCCCCGCGGGGCCAGCATCTTCGAACTGATCATCTCTGGCAGCATCACTTCGTAATAGATCCAACATGCCTACATCGGCGGACCTTGAGGCAAGCGCCGGTCCGCTCGCCGCCAAAAGGCTCCGGTTAGCCCCGGCGAAATAAACCATCAAGGAGTTGAAATGGAACGGAGACAATACACGTCGATCGCGAAGGTTCTCCACTGGACGATGGCCGTAGTGATCATCTGTGCATGGATTGCGGGGTATTACTCCAGCACCCTGAGCTTGCCGCAGAAAATCCAGGCCGACAGCATCATGCTGCACAAGTCGATCGCGACGATCACGCTGTTTCTGCTGGCAGCGCGGATACCCTGGCGACTCATTCACGGCGCGCCGGAGGCGTCGTGCGGCGTTCCCTCGCTAGAGCGCGCGGCAGCGCGTTTTGGGCACCTGCTCCTGTATATATGCATGCTTGTGCTGCCAGTTTCGGGGTGGCTCTGGAGTTCGGCGGCGGGATTCAAGATTCCGGTTGCCGGTCTTTTCTTCTTGCCGCCATTGATGGACAAGACCCCTGCGCTTGCACCTATCTTCAAACAGATGCACATCTACGTGGCATACGCGATTGCCGTCCTGGTCTGCGGGCATGTATTGATGGCGTTGAAGCACTACTTCGTCGACCGCAGCGATTCCCTCGAATCGATGCTGCCGTCCTGGTGCATTCGTCGGAGAGAGAGCAGTGAGCAGAAACATCAATCGTCGACAGGCTAGATTACGGTTGCAGCAAGGTTTGTATGAGAAGCAGGTGAGCAGAAGCGGAGTAGAGAAGGCGATAACCTTTCCGGTTCGGCAAGTGATTCATGCGTGGCGTAGCCGATATAACAAAGCGAGCCCGTAGCCAGAGAGACTTCCGTCCCATTCGCGCGCGAGAGCGCGAATTTTTGCCCGGCGATCGCCGGGTTCTTTTTTTGCGAGCGATGCATCCAGTTTGCACTTGATCCCGGATAAAGTACTGTAAGGCGGCCAGGGCGCCAACCGCATGTGCCCCGGTGGTGACCTGCGTCGCTGAGCTAACTGTTTGACCAGTCCCGTAGCTCCCGGCGTGGACAGTACCTCGTTTTTATACTTTGCGGAGTAGCGTAGGGGCCGTCACTCGACGGGTGAACATAAGCGGCATTCACGGAATCTAACGCGGCACGAACAATATTCTCGGTCGAACTCGTCTGAATTCACGCAAAATATCAACACCGACAATGCGGAGATAGGCGTGGGCGTAAACTTCGACCTGAACGACTTGCAGGCGTTTCGAGCCGTTGTGGAACTGGGAAGCTTCCGCAAGGCCGCCGATGCGGTCAACATTTCTCAGCCGGCCTTGAGCCGCCGCATCGACAAGCTCGAGGCGGCACTCGGCGTGCGCCTCTTCGAGCGCACCACGCGCAGCGTCACGCTCACCACCGTCGGGCGCGTGTTCGCCCCGAGCGCGGAGCAACTGCTCGACGATCTCGACGTCGCACTGCTTGGCATCCGGGATGTCTCGTCGAGCCGCCTGGGCCATGTGACGATCGCCTGTGTACCGTCGGTGGCCTACTATTTCCTGCCGAATGTCGTCGCGAGCTATCACAGCCGCTTTCCGCGCATCAGGGTCAAGCTGCTGGATTCGAGCGCAAATGAAGTGCTTGGCGCCGTCATCAGTGGCGAAGCCGATTTTGGTGTGAGCTTCATGGGCAGCCAGGAGTCCGAGGTGGAGTTCAAGGTCCTGTTGCAGGAGCGCTTCGTTGCCGCGTGCCGTCGTGACCATCCGCTCGCGCGCAAGAAGCGTGTGTCCTGGAACGAGCTTTACGAGCACGAATATGTGTCCGTCGACAAGACCTCCGGCAATCGCCTGCTGCTCGATCAGGCGCTCTCCGCCGTGGCCCCGCGCGTGCCGAGCGTCTGCGAGACGCGCCACGTCACTACCATGCTCGGGCTGGTCGAAGCGGGGCTCGGCGTCGCGGCGGTACCTTCGATGGCCATGCCCGGGCGCGATCACCCCATCCTCACGAGTGTGCCGCTGGTCGATCCCGTGGTGAAAAGGCGCGTGGGAATCGTGACACGGCGCGGACGGCCGCTAACGCCGGCCGCGCAGGAGTTTTACCGGACGATCATTGAAATGAAGCGCGCCGTTGTCGTGAACGGTGATGTCAAGGGCAGTGGTGTGAACACGAAAGAGAAGACTGGAAGGAAGACAGCATCGTGACGTTGGCAAGGCCACTTCGGTTGCTTTACGTGCAGGTCTTGCTGGGCATGGCGCTCGGCATGAGTTTGGGCCACGTGTGGCCACAAGCCGGCGCTTCGCTCAAGCCACTCAGTGACGCGTTCATCGGTCTGGTGCGGATGATGATCGCGCCGATCGTGTTCTGCACTATCGTCTCAGGGATCACGTCGCTCGCAAGCGGCACAACGATCGGACGCACGATCCTCAAGGCACTGGCGCTCTTCTATTTCCTGACGGCCATCGCGCTCCTG includes these proteins:
- a CDS encoding cytochrome b encodes the protein MAVVIICAWIAGYYSSTLSLPQKIQADSIMLHKSIATITLFLLAARIPWRLIHGAPEASCGVPSLERAAARFGHLLLYICMLVLPVSGWLWSSAAGFKIPVAGLFFLPPLMDKTPALAPIFKQMHIYVAYAIAVLVCGHVLMALKHYFVDRSDSLESMLPSWCIRRRESSEQKHQSSTG
- a CDS encoding fumarylacetoacetate hydrolase family protein, whose amino-acid sequence is MIRPSETTTAMLPVLVNVSIAQCIPFPALSIGTHALALAHWAHLGFRGTGCIETFLREWEANAPSLKQICADPATTEAIVKLGVPLSNFRLHSPVAPRQVYCTIGNYRDQLLQAALDAHDGPDGPGAAARREAALNSIEARRRNGAPYICLKGAACVSGPHDPLAISPDLETLDWEVEIGVVIGKTAAHVRVEDAFDCIAGYCIVNDITLRDRVFRRDAPAMGTDWLQSKSRPGWLPAGPWMVPAWNVGDVTQLRLWVRLNGSLMQDGLVSDMIFSIGEQIACLSNSTRLEPGDLICTGTPAGIGSHYGRYLRPGDVVEAGIEGLGSQRVMCIGQSNA
- a CDS encoding LysR family transcriptional regulator — its product is MGVNFDLNDLQAFRAVVELGSFRKAADAVNISQPALSRRIDKLEAALGVRLFERTTRSVTLTTVGRVFAPSAEQLLDDLDVALLGIRDVSSSRLGHVTIACVPSVAYYFLPNVVASYHSRFPRIRVKLLDSSANEVLGAVISGEADFGVSFMGSQESEVEFKVLLQERFVAACRRDHPLARKKRVSWNELYEHEYVSVDKTSGNRLLLDQALSAVAPRVPSVCETRHVTTMLGLVEAGLGVAAVPSMAMPGRDHPILTSVPLVDPVVKRRVGIVTRRGRPLTPAAQEFYRTIIEMKRAVVVNGDVKGSGVNTKEKTGRKTAS